The segment AATCCTAAAAAAATTCTTTGTATATCTTCTTTTATCTCTCTTCTAAAAAAGAAAACCATTGCTGAACCTAAAGTTGTCATTAAAAAAATAAATGAAGTTCCTAAAATAGGCCATAGTATATTTAGATTCATAAATCACCTCCAAAAATTATTAATTTATATTATATTTAATTATATCATATTTAATTAAATTTTAAAATATTTTTATTGACAAATTATTTTATAAGTGATATATTTTTATTATAAAATTTTAAGGAGGTAATATTTATGGAAAAAAATTTAAATTTATTTTTAGCTGATTTAGTAGTGGAATATCATAAACTACAAAACTTTCATTGGTATGTAAAAGGAAAAAATTTCTTCCCTCTACATGCTAAGTTAGAAGAGTTATATAATGGAATAAATAAAATGATTGATGAAAATGCAGAAAATATTTTAATAATAGGTGGAAAACCAGTAGGTTCTCTAAAAAGTTTCTTAGCATTATCTGAAATAAAAGAGGAAGAAGAAAAATATCTTTCTGAAGAATATATTTTAAAAGAAATTATAGCTGATTTTGGATATTTATTAGATAAAGTTAAAAAAATTAAAAAAGAAGCTGATGAATTATCTGAATATATAATTTCTGCATCAATGGATGATTATATAAAATATTTCTCTAAAATATTATGGATGTTAAATCAAAGTATGGATGACTAAATCTAAAACTTGAGTGGTTAAATATATGAAAACTAAAATAGAAAAATTAATAAATAATGATACTAAAATTTCTTTTTCAAAAATTTCAAAAGAATTAAATATAAGTTTTTTAGAAGTTTTAAGAAATGTGTCTAATCCACGTGTAAAAACTTATCCTGTTGAAAAAATAGACGAATTATTTGAGATTTTAAATAAGTGGGAAGAAGTGCTTTTACTTGTAGTTACCCCAAATTTTGTCTTAGAAATAAAAGATAAATTCCCACAAGGAAAATATGGGCATGGATTTTTAAATTTTCATGATAAAGAAACTTCTATTGGAGGACACTTATCTGTCAATAATATTAAAGAAATTTTTATAGTGACTGATACTACATTTGGCAAAAAAAGTTGTTCTATAAAATTTTTTGATTCTGATGAAAAGGAAATATTTTCTATATATGTGCCAAGAGATGAAAAAGGACAACTTAGAGAAAAATATTTGGAAATATTTAATTCATTATAAATAACCTTAATTAAAAATTATGAAAGGAAAAAGAAGATGAACAAAAAAATTTTATTATTAGGTTGTTTAATTTCATCCTTAGTATATGGTGGAGAAAAAACAACAGAAATTAAATTAGATGATACAGTTGTAACATCAGTAACAGGATTTGAAACTAGTATTAGAAAAGTTATGGCTAATCCAACTGTTGTAACTTCTAAAGAAATTAAAGAAAAAGGGTATAAAACGGTTTCTGAGATATTAAAAGATATTCCAGCTGTAAATGTTATAGGAAATACTTTTGGTTCTATAGTAGATTTAAGAGGTCAAGGAGGTCTTGATAGTACTTCTTCTGGAGCAAAAGCTAATGTTCAAGTAATGATTGATGGAGTAGCAGTAAATGCTTTAGAAACTTCTATGGTAAGTAGTCCAATAAATACTATAGCAGTTAATAATATTGAAAGAATTGAAATAATTCCTGGAGGGGGTTCAGTTCTTTACGGTTCAGGAACAGCTGGAGGAGTCATTAATATTATTACTAAAAGAGGAGAAGGATTAAGAGGAAATGGTGGA is part of the Fusobacterium sp. FSA-380-WT-3A genome and harbors:
- the hutX gene encoding heme utilization cystosolic carrier protein HutX, with protein sequence MKTKIEKLINNDTKISFSKISKELNISFLEVLRNVSNPRVKTYPVEKIDELFEILNKWEEVLLLVVTPNFVLEIKDKFPQGKYGHGFLNFHDKETSIGGHLSVNNIKEIFIVTDTTFGKKSCSIKFFDSDEKEIFSIYVPRDEKGQLREKYLEIFNSL
- a CDS encoding DNA starvation/stationary phase protection protein, with amino-acid sequence MEKNLNLFLADLVVEYHKLQNFHWYVKGKNFFPLHAKLEELYNGINKMIDENAENILIIGGKPVGSLKSFLALSEIKEEEEKYLSEEYILKEIIADFGYLLDKVKKIKKEADELSEYIISASMDDYIKYFSKILWMLNQSMDD